DNA sequence from the Drosophila sechellia strain sech25 chromosome 3L, ASM438219v1, whole genome shotgun sequence genome:
ACGTCTCCGGATCACCGAGTCATCTTCGTCGTCATCctcttcatcatcatcgtcatcctcGTTGGTCTCCTCCTCCACCTTTTGAGCCTCTTCCTCCTCTTCATCATCGTCCTTCTCCTCACTGCTATCGGCACTGGAGTTTACAACCTGCGGATCCTGTTTTGAGACGGCTAACTCCTCAGCAGCATtggcttccgtttccgccaaTGGGGCTGCACTAACAGAGCAGGTCAGCACGAAAAGAGCGGCTGCAATTGGGAACAGACAGATTAGATAAGACCCAAAAAACCTAGAGATTAGCTCAACTCACCGAGGGCCAGGTAAATGGGTCTGACCATTGTGGTAATCCTTTGCTTCCAGCTGGCTTCGTAGTGAACTTTTGCAGTTTTGCGGTCTTTATGAGCAAATCCAGCACACTGCTTTCGCTTTTTATAGCCCCTCCAAAAATGAAAGTAAATGCGAGCAAACAAGGCGATCCCAAAACGCTGCGCTCTCTCCGAGATCTTAACCCGGTCTCTGGAACCGACTACCAGAGCGTTGTCCAGTCGCTTTTACTGCACCCAAGCTCTCTATCTTGGGTTTCTTTCCTCCCACCTCGGACCATCTCATTTGGTTTCTTTCTATCCGTTGAACCACTTTTGTTTACCCGGTGGCTTACAGAAACCCCAAAGAAACCgaaatcatttatttaaattttcggTCTTTCTGTTTTCTGGTGACTTCTTTCATAAATCTGTAAATTTGACGTCTATGGTCGCTTTGGTGGCTTCGATCTGTTTGTCTGAAAGATTAACGCCTTTCGGCAACCCCAACGCAACAGTCTTCAGCTGATATGCAAAATTGCTTACAAGATCACTTAGTCCCATATTTCTTGGGATTCGGTCAAAGCCCCAATTATGTAATTAGACACGCTTGGCGTCTCGGCTTCGATTTGATCGCCCACAACTAATGCATCGCAGATCGCTTAACTTTCTAATGCTAATGGGAAATTTGAAAACTTTTCCATGGAACTACgtattcaaaataaacaagaagTGATCACGAGCTGGATGAGTCATCAAACTGATGGTGGTAATAACCAATGCAATTATGATTGGTTGATTAACTGATCATAAGGGAAACATGATCATTAGAGAGTgaacatttacatttaaataagAAAGATTAATGATCAGTCTGAGAGAATGTATGCTGCAAAGTAATATAAACTTTTCATATGTAAGATGATCAGCGAAACAGATCACTGAGACACATTTCAGTTGAGCCCGCTCTAATTAAGATCACAATTGCCATCCACGGAGGGGATCACTTGTGCAGATCAAAGATCAACAGAGATCGGCGGAATAACAGAATGACCACGCTTGATTGGACGTGGATTTCCTGCGAGCGAGTGCAGCTGCCGGCGATCGCGGTCAAAAGAACCTCATAAAATAACAAGAAGATCACCGAACCTTTCCAGATTGACCCAATTTCGGAGAACCGGCTCGAGAAGCGGCCGAGCTTGGGAGGCTGGGCGTCGAATGGAGGGCATCGAAggtgttaaaaaaaaacactcacacacaacCAGTTCCAGATCCGAGACATTCTAGATGGCTATCGCTGGGAAGGGTACGACCACAACCACATAGGTTTGCATAAAATTTCACCAAATACAATATAGTATGAGTACCAAAAAGTTGGCGTACTTTCGTTCGGACCTCGAGACATCGCGAAGTGTAAACAAATCTCGAGAAGATGTGGAACTCTTTGGAAGAGCTGCAGTGGGAAGAAAACCGGTAAGCCCCTAAAGAATTCCCCGCCGAGTGGCTAAGACTGGTACTTAAGCACCGCTCGCCAGAAGATGCGATCAGTTGTTGAGGAGTCGAGCAGCTGACCAGATCAACATGAGGACATACCAAGTAGTTTGCATCGTAGGTAAGTCTCCCATATCGAAGCTGACCAGTTCTGGAAATCCCATAACTAACTGTTATCCACCCATTTCCTTTTTAGCAGTGGCAGCTCTGCTGTTTTTGGAAGCGACTCCCGCGGACGCAAAGCGGCGAAAGCACAAGGGCTCCGATCATCACTATGAAAAGTCTGATCCCCACAAGACCAAGACGAAGACCAAGTGGTCCAGCTCCACGGATTTGGCTGGAAACACTCCCATTTCTACCGAAGAGCACGGTTACTATGTGAAGCGCACCTTTGCGGCTCCCGGTGAGATTGGAGCCGCACAGAAGCGTCTAAGTCCGCCCTATTTGGCCATTCCCATCGCCTGGTTCAGCTGTGAGTCGTCGGGCCAGAAGAATTGCCAGTCCTCCAATTCCGCGGCTATCAACAGTGCCGCCCAGTCCTTGAGCGAGGGCTATCTGTGCGACGATGATTGCGATGAACTGTACGAGCCCATCTGCGGCAAGACCTCCTCAGAGGTGGCCGTTTTCTACAACAAGTGCAAGCTGGGTGTAGCCAAGTGCCGATCCCACGGTCTTTGGACGGACTTCCCCTATGCCGAGTGCCAGGAGAAATATCCGCAGGAAACTGCCTATGCCGACAAGAAGTTCCGGTCATCACCTTATTTCCGCGATGCGGCCATCGTGGAGCAATTAAagctggaggaggagaagtgtaagctggaggaggagcaaCACAAGTTGGAGAAGGAGCAGAAAAAGAAGGTGAAGGCTGAGAAAAAGAAGAACGAGAAGGACAGCAGCGAAAGCAGCGAAGAGAAGGATGAACAAAAGGAGAACAAGCAGAAGGATCCCCTATCCCTGATTCCACAGAAACAAGTGGAGTCTCCCCAGAAGCCAGTGCCAGTTCCTGTTCAAGTAGCAGTTCCAAAACCAGTTTCAGTTTTGGAGCCTGCAAAGACGACAGAGGACATCGCTATGCCCCCTATGCCACTGAAGGACACTCCCACGCCCAAACCTCTGGAGATCGCGCCCCTTCACCAGCAGATTCAACCCAAGGGCAAGGACAATGATAGGCTCAAGTACCAAGTAGCTTAGAAAGAAATGCCTATACAAATCTCAACTAATTatagtatttatttaatttattacaaCAAATAAAGTTCTAAAAAACTATAATCATCTTTGATTGATACACAAACTGGGCCGATTGGTTTTGTAGTTTTAAAGTATCTTGGACTACATTATTTATTGCTTAGTTTAATGGCAACCCGACTTCTTTACAAATAGATCAAAATAGATCTGCTTAACGCTTTTTG
Encoded proteins:
- the LOC6605568 gene encoding uncharacterized protein LOC6605568, coding for MRTYQVVCIVAVAALLFLEATPADAKRRKHKGSDHHYEKSDPHKTKTKTKWSSSTDLAGNTPISTEEHGYYVKRTFAAPGEIGAAQKRLSPPYLAIPIAWFSCESSGQKNCQSSNSAAINSAAQSLSEGYLCDDDCDELYEPICGKTSSEVAVFYNKCKLGVAKCRSHGLWTDFPYAECQEKYPQETAYADKKFRSSPYFRDAAIVEQLKLEEEKCKLEEEQHKLEKEQKKKVKAEKKKNEKDSSESSEEKDEQKENKQKDPLSLIPQKQVESPQKPVPVPVQVAVPKPVSVLEPAKTTEDIAMPPMPLKDTPTPKPLEIAPLHQQIQPKGKDNDRLKYQVA